AGTCGGACGGCGCATACTGCTGGAAAACCCCTCGACCTATATATTGTTCGAAGACAGCACGATCGACGAGATCGACTTCCTCGACGCCATCGCCGAGAGGACCGGCTGCGGACTGCTGCTCGACGTCAACAACGTAATGGTGTCGGCGGTCAACCACAGGCTCGATGCCTGTGACTACGTCGATCGCTTTCCAGTCGAACATGTCGCCGAAATCCACCTCGCCGGTTATGACGAGACAGTCGATTGCGCCGGTGACCGGCTGCTGATCGACGCGCACAATTCGACAGTCGCCGACGACGTCTTTTCGCTCTACCGCCGCACGATCGGTCGCACCGGCCCGGTGCCGACGCTGATCGAATGGGACAATGACGTGCCGGCCTTTGCGGTGCTGCTGGCTGAAGCGACGCGCGCCGAGGTCGTGCTCGACGAGGCCGTGCGGTGGCGCAATGCGCAGTTCTCCAGGCGGGCCTGACGATGGACCAGGACAGTTTCACCAGGGCCCTGCTCGATGCCACAGAACCGCTGCCCAGCGGCGTGACCAGCGCGCGCGGCGAGGCCGACGCGGCGCGGTTCGCGGTCTACCGCAACAATGTCGCGGTCTCGCTTTGCACGGCGCTGAGCCAGCGTTTCCCTGTCGTTCAGCGGCTTGTCGGCGCCGATTTCTTCAACGGCATGGCGCGGGCCTACATTGCAACGGCGCTGCCCGACAGCCCGCTGATGTTTGCCTATGGCGACAGCTTTCCTGATTTCATCGCCGGCTTCGTCCCTGCCGCCGCCCTGCACTACCTCGCCGACACGGCGCGGCTCGAGGCTCAATGGACCCGCGCCTACCATGCCGCCGACATGCCCCCTCTGGCCGTGGAGGCACTGGCGGCATTTGCGCCCAAATTATTCGGCATGACCACGCTCACCCCACATCCGGCGGCAGCATTGGTGCGGTCGGACTATTCCATCGGCACGATCTGGCAAGCCCACCAGGGCGGCGAAGTTCGGGTGCAGACGGTCATGGCACGGGAGAGCATCGTGATCACCCGCCCGGACATCACCGTACAGGTGCATGTCATCGCCGAAGCGGATGCGGTCTTTTCGGCAGCACTTTTGCGCGGCCAAAGCATCGGCGAGGCCGCGGCGGAAGCATTCGAGACGGATCCGGCATTCGACTTCGGCCGCGCCATCGTCGGCCTGGTGTCGCTCGGAATGTTTGCCGGCATGGCCGACCAATAAGGAGACATCGAGATGACTGACATCAACCACGCGCCGATGGCGCACAAGGCCGGCTTGGGTATTGCAATCCGGCGCATCGAGGCCGTCATTGCAGCGATCCCGGAGGCGCTGCCGTTGCTGGCGCTGCGCGTCGCCATTGCCGTACCGTTCTTCAAGTCGGGACTGACCAAATGGGACGGCTTCCTGACGCTGTCGAACGGCGCGCGTTATCTGTTCACCCAGGAGTTTTCGCTGCACATTTTCGGTAACCAGTATCCCTATCCTGCACCCATCCTGATGGCGACGCTGGCCGGCATCGGCGAGATCGTGCTTCCTGTGCTGCTGGTGCTGGGGCTTGGCACGCGCTTTGCGGCACTCGGCATCCTCCTGATGACGGCGGTGATCCAGCTGACCGTGCCGGAGGGCTGGGCCAACTTCCACCTTCCCTGGGCCGCGATGGCGCTGGCGCTGGCCGCCTATGGCGGCGGACAGCTTTCGCTGGACAGGCTGGTTGGCCTTGGCGCACGCAAAAACTGAGGCGG
The nucleotide sequence above comes from Aminobacter aminovorans. Encoded proteins:
- a CDS encoding DUF692 domain-containing protein, which gives rise to MTFAIDGGAALPARAGLGLKPEHLDEILTTAPDVGFFEVHAENYMGDGGAPHRALAEIAARYPLSLHGVGLSIGAERPLDKAHLARLTRLVERYRPQSFSEHLAWSTHASGFLNDLLPLPYTKTTLERVSAHVDEVQQAVGRRILLENPSTYILFEDSTIDEIDFLDAIAERTGCGLLLDVNNVMVSAVNHRLDACDYVDRFPVEHVAEIHLAGYDETVDCAGDRLLIDAHNSTVADDVFSLYRRTIGRTGPVPTLIEWDNDVPAFAVLLAEATRAEVVLDEAVRWRNAQFSRRA
- a CDS encoding DNA-binding domain-containing protein; protein product: MDQDSFTRALLDATEPLPSGVTSARGEADAARFAVYRNNVAVSLCTALSQRFPVVQRLVGADFFNGMARAYIATALPDSPLMFAYGDSFPDFIAGFVPAAALHYLADTARLEAQWTRAYHAADMPPLAVEALAAFAPKLFGMTTLTPHPAAALVRSDYSIGTIWQAHQGGEVRVQTVMARESIVITRPDITVQVHVIAEADAVFSAALLRGQSIGEAAAEAFETDPAFDFGRAIVGLVSLGMFAGMADQ
- a CDS encoding DoxX family protein; translated protein: MAHKAGLGIAIRRIEAVIAAIPEALPLLALRVAIAVPFFKSGLTKWDGFLTLSNGARYLFTQEFSLHIFGNQYPYPAPILMATLAGIGEIVLPVLLVLGLGTRFAALGILLMTAVIQLTVPEGWANFHLPWAAMALALAAYGGGQLSLDRLVGLGARKN